One genomic segment of Nonomuraea coxensis DSM 45129 includes these proteins:
- a CDS encoding Uma2 family endonuclease has protein sequence MTTALPEWFYPGPPGGWTADMLDHLPPGAPRHVELIDGSLIMMSPQTAFHLYAIRLFENGLKPPEHLAVVREMTVTLGMRQRLEPDILLVEKSAITPRTTSFRPEDVHLVVEVASEESMDRDRTTKPIKYSNAGIRHFWRVEQEDGVPVVFTFELEPAVKAYVPTGIHRKRLQLDIGFDVDLDLRLSWPPD, from the coding sequence ATGACCACGGCCCTTCCTGAGTGGTTCTATCCCGGCCCGCCCGGCGGCTGGACCGCCGACATGCTCGATCACCTTCCCCCCGGCGCGCCGCGGCACGTCGAGCTGATCGACGGGTCACTCATCATGATGTCGCCTCAGACGGCGTTCCACCTCTACGCCATCCGGCTGTTCGAGAACGGTCTCAAGCCGCCGGAGCACCTCGCGGTGGTCCGCGAGATGACGGTCACGCTGGGCATGCGCCAGCGGCTGGAGCCGGACATCCTCCTCGTGGAGAAGTCGGCGATCACCCCGCGCACCACCTCCTTCCGGCCCGAGGACGTGCACCTGGTGGTGGAGGTCGCCTCGGAGGAGTCGATGGACCGCGACCGCACCACCAAGCCGATCAAATACTCCAACGCCGGCATCCGGCACTTCTGGCGGGTCGAGCAGGAGGACGGCGTGCCCGTCGTCTTCACCTTCGAGCTGGAGCCGGCCGTCAAGGCTTATGTCCCCACCGGCATCCACCGCAAGAGACTGCAGCTCGACATCGGCTTCGACGTCGACCTCGACCTGCGGCTGAGCTGGCCACCGGACTAG
- a CDS encoding glucose 1-dehydrogenase: MLDGKVVIITGGARGMGAATARRCAAGGAHVVLTDVLEEEGTATAKEVGGRFLPHDVTDEERWAAVVARTAEEFGRLDGLVNNAGIATAATIEQQSLAEFERVLRVNLVGVFLGLKAVAGAMRASGGGAIVNLSSVAGLFALPGTGGYGASKWGVRGLTKMAALEFARDRIRVNSVHPGMIVTPMTREFGAVSGEGTFPLAPAGRWGEPEEVAEAIAFLLSDAASYVTGAELAVDGGWTAGEAALLGPPPGASPAPSASPAPDAGAAG, from the coding sequence GTGCTGGACGGCAAGGTTGTGATCATCACAGGGGGAGCGCGCGGCATGGGCGCGGCCACCGCGCGGCGCTGCGCCGCGGGCGGGGCGCACGTCGTCCTCACCGACGTGCTGGAGGAGGAGGGGACCGCCACCGCCAAGGAGGTCGGCGGCCGGTTCCTGCCGCACGACGTGACCGACGAGGAGCGGTGGGCGGCGGTCGTCGCGCGCACGGCCGAGGAGTTCGGGCGGCTGGACGGCCTGGTCAACAACGCCGGCATCGCGACCGCCGCGACCATCGAGCAGCAGTCCCTGGCCGAGTTCGAGCGGGTGCTGCGGGTCAACCTGGTCGGGGTCTTCCTCGGGCTCAAGGCCGTGGCCGGGGCCATGCGGGCGTCGGGCGGCGGCGCGATCGTGAACCTGTCGTCCGTCGCGGGCCTGTTCGCGCTGCCGGGGACCGGCGGGTACGGCGCCTCCAAGTGGGGCGTGCGCGGGCTCACGAAGATGGCGGCGCTGGAGTTCGCGCGGGACCGGATCCGCGTCAACTCGGTGCACCCCGGGATGATCGTCACCCCGATGACGCGGGAGTTCGGCGCCGTCTCCGGCGAGGGGACCTTTCCCCTGGCCCCGGCCGGACGGTGGGGCGAGCCCGAGGAGGTCGCGGAGGCGATCGCGTTCCTGCTGTCGGACGCGGCGTCGTACGTGACGGGCGCGGAGCTGGCCGTGGACGGCGGCTGGACGGCGGGCGAGGCCGCCCTCCTCGGCCCGCCCCCCGGCGCGAGCCCGGCCCCGTCCGCGAGCCCGGCCCCCGATGCGGGCGCGGCGGGCTGA
- a CDS encoding MBL fold metallo-hydrolase, producing the protein MKIHHLNCGSVRTIEATYDGPRPAPAVNHCLLIETDADGLVLVETGLGLGDVRDPGGTLGAEWVEMAQPVLDEEETAVRQIARLGHAPSDVRHVIVTHLDVDHCGGLPDFPGARVHVLAAELEAALAEAPSFRYRPAHWAHGPDWVTYRPVPGEEWFGFTSVQPEGLPPEIKLIPLGGHTAGHTGVAVRDGDRWLLHCGDAYYYHRELETPKEPHPLLDIVQTGSEVHRDLRLGTQARLRELVRDHGGEVTLFSAHDPWELARHR; encoded by the coding sequence ATGAAGATCCATCACCTGAACTGCGGGTCCGTACGGACGATCGAAGCCACCTACGACGGTCCGCGGCCCGCACCCGCGGTGAACCACTGTCTGCTGATCGAGACCGACGCCGACGGCCTGGTGCTGGTCGAGACCGGACTCGGCCTCGGCGATGTCCGTGACCCCGGCGGCACGCTCGGTGCCGAATGGGTCGAGATGGCGCAGCCCGTCCTGGACGAGGAGGAGACGGCCGTCCGTCAGATCGCCCGGCTCGGCCACGCGCCGTCCGACGTCCGCCACGTCATCGTGACCCATCTGGACGTGGACCACTGCGGCGGCCTGCCCGACTTCCCCGGCGCACGGGTCCATGTGCTCGCCGCCGAACTCGAGGCGGCGCTGGCCGAGGCGCCCAGCTTCCGCTACCGCCCCGCTCACTGGGCTCACGGCCCCGACTGGGTCACCTACCGTCCCGTGCCTGGGGAGGAGTGGTTCGGCTTCACCTCGGTGCAGCCCGAAGGGCTGCCGCCGGAGATCAAGCTGATCCCGCTCGGCGGGCACACCGCCGGCCACACCGGGGTCGCCGTGCGGGATGGCGACCGGTGGCTCCTCCACTGCGGCGACGCCTACTACTACCACCGTGAGCTGGAGACGCCGAAGGAGCCGCACCCGCTGCTGGACATCGTCCAGACCGGTTCGGAGGTCCATCGCGACCTGCGGCTCGGCACCCAGGCCCGGCTGCGCGAGCTCGTCCGCGACCACGGGGGCGAGGTCACGTTGTTCTCCGCGCACGACCCGTGGGAACTGGCCCGGCATCGCTGA
- a CDS encoding RNA-guided endonuclease InsQ/TnpB family protein: protein MDLLIVCSIVKLVVQVKLLPTAANLVAALAFQHHCFRNFDLRKHTYDRIKAEFGPAAQAAQHVIKKVCDAYRTLHANLAAGHLGKPGSPRRAAIEARPISFRSPAAQPYDDRCLSWQHDARTVSIWTTAGRLKGVTFTGSARQLALLAVHRRGESDLICRDGMWFLHATVEVADRPLSEPDGFVGVDLGIANIATTSDGVRHRGKGLNAVRHRHRRLRRRLQAKRTKSAKRLLKRRRRREARFAANVNHIIAKSIVTEAERTGRGIALEDLQGIRERVRLRKPQRVALHSWSFHQLGAFIAYKAVRAGVAVIVVDAAYTSQQCSHCGHVDKRNRPDQAAFTCTSCGFAEHADVNVARNIASRGETGWAVSHAA from the coding sequence GTGGACCTGCTGATAGTTTGTTCGATTGTGAAACTGGTGGTGCAGGTGAAGCTCCTGCCGACGGCGGCGAATCTGGTCGCGGCACTGGCGTTCCAGCACCACTGTTTCCGCAACTTCGACCTGCGCAAGCACACCTACGACCGGATCAAGGCCGAGTTCGGGCCGGCCGCCCAGGCCGCCCAGCATGTGATCAAGAAGGTGTGCGACGCCTATCGCACCCTGCACGCCAACCTGGCCGCCGGGCACCTGGGCAAGCCCGGATCGCCGCGCCGGGCCGCCATCGAAGCCCGGCCGATCTCCTTCCGGTCGCCGGCGGCCCAGCCGTATGACGACCGGTGCCTGTCCTGGCAGCATGACGCGCGGACGGTGTCGATCTGGACGACCGCCGGGCGGCTGAAAGGTGTGACCTTCACCGGCTCGGCGCGGCAACTGGCGCTGCTGGCCGTCCATCGACGCGGTGAGTCGGATCTGATCTGCCGGGACGGGATGTGGTTCCTGCATGCCACGGTCGAGGTGGCCGACCGGCCGCTGTCGGAACCGGACGGCTTTGTCGGGGTGGATCTGGGTATCGCCAACATCGCCACCACTTCCGATGGGGTCCGTCATCGCGGCAAGGGCCTGAACGCGGTCCGCCACCGTCATCGCCGGCTTCGCCGCCGTCTGCAGGCCAAGCGGACCAAGTCCGCCAAGCGGCTGCTGAAGCGGCGGCGTCGTCGCGAGGCGCGGTTCGCCGCGAATGTCAACCACATCATCGCCAAGAGCATCGTGACCGAGGCAGAACGCACCGGGCGCGGGATCGCTCTGGAGGATCTCCAGGGCATCCGCGAACGGGTACGGCTTCGCAAGCCCCAGCGGGTCGCGCTGCATTCCTGGAGTTTCCACCAGCTCGGAGCTTTCATCGCCTACAAGGCGGTCCGGGCAGGAGTGGCGGTGATCGTCGTGGATGCGGCCTACACCTCACAGCAGTGCTCGCACTGCGGGCATGTGGACAAGCGCAACCGGCCTGACCAGGCCGCCTTCACATGTACGTCGTGCGGTTTCGCTGAGCACGCCGACGTCAACGTAGCCCGCAACATCGCCTCACGCGGTGAGACGGGCTGGGCAGTGAGTCACGCTGCCTGA